CATTTAGcataagccaaaaaaaagaaagaagcaaaTGAGAACCAAACAAACCATGACCTACCACGTGGTTGATTCCAACTAAAAGATATCCATACTAGTTGCGTCCTAAATCCTCAGTGTAAGTTGTTGTTGGATAGTGACACAGATCAGAATCTAGTCACATGGCAGGTTACTTATTAAGGTTCTTTAGTAAATAGTAAAGGCAATAGCCCACCTTTAACAAAAAGTGCCCTGCTTTTGCACACACGAGAAAAAGTGGATTACTTTGGCCAAAGGCCAACTCAAAAATGACCTATCAGATCAAATAGAAGAGCTTGAAGAAATACACAAAGCAGGATTGTCCTCACTACAAGTTTATCCTGGAACAGTAATCATACTCGATAACTTGAGATTAACATTAATTCAAAAGAACCATTATGCCAGTAAGTGCTGCTTCAAGGAGTTCCATATGATACAATGTACGTGTAAGAAAACCACCTGGGACCATTTATTCACAATGAAAAGAATCATCAGCTAGCTCTTCAGAATATCGCAAATAGAAGCCACATACATTAATGTAGAAGATCAAAAAGGTGAAAGAAAAGCATCTCAATCCTACGAAAAACTACATATCGCTCACGCTATCATCCTTCCACACGAACGAGTCAGGATTACGGGTTTTGGGGTAAAATCAAACTTTACAGCTTATCAAAATCTCAGAAATTTGAAGAGTCTCGGTCAAATCCGTGACTATCTTTCTTTGTCTTCCCCATTTCCATTTCTTGAGTCGGTTGGCCTTCACTGCTTGATCCTGATGGGTTCTGACCATATTCGCTGGTCGGTGCACTGTATTGACTGCTAGCATAATCTTGACTTACGAACGCCATTTTCTTGAATTTCTTAATGTCCTCATTATACTGGACCGAATCATAGTCCGAGCTACCGTACGATCCGAAGAACCGGCTGTGACCAGGTCTCATTCCTTCAGTTAAGTCGTCAAGAGACACGTCTCCTTCCAAGGCCCGAACAATCTGTTTAACAATTTTGGATAAAATGAGATAGAAATCAGCTGAATCTCGCTAAACATGTCAACATTGAAGTAAATGGTACAGCAATAGGGCTTATAAGAAAGTTGATATAAGAGTTTAACTGCTTATAGCTATTTTATCAAAAACTAGAAGAGGGTCGAGTTTTCACTTTCACAAAAGTTAGCTGGGAGAGAACTGCTCGCTAGTATTAAATTTTGGGGAAACCTAAAAAGAGCATCCTTTAGggaaacctaaccctaaactcTAGTTTGCAGTTTGCACATTAACTGCTGAAAGAAATATGGTTCAAAAGTAAATCTAACAGGCGAAAATTTCTTCAAAAACCAATATGCCAAATGAGAGAAACTTGATTAAAAAAGAGTTGGAAATCATAACAATTGCTTAGCAGAGTGTAGAATAAAAGTGATCCAACGTGTTGGTAGGTACC
The Ananas comosus cultivar F153 unplaced genomic scaffold, ASM154086v1, whole genome shotgun sequence genome window above contains:
- the LOC109706339 gene encoding proline-rich receptor-like protein kinase PERK1 gives rise to the protein MLLELITGRRPVDPSQSFMDDSLVDWARPLLTRALDEGTYDALVDPRLGKNYNPSDMACMIACAAACVRHSAKRRPKMSQIVRALEGDVSLDDLTEGMRPGHSRFFGSYGSSDYDSVQYNEDIKKFKKMAFVSQDYASSQYSAPTSEYGQNPSGSSSEGQPTQEMEMGKTKKDSHGFDRDSSNF